One region of Rattus norvegicus strain BN/NHsdMcwi chromosome 13, GRCr8, whole genome shotgun sequence genomic DNA includes:
- the Igsf9 gene encoding protein turtle homolog A isoform X3 codes for MSSSGCALDSCFPSSSSSASTLPELTLITWDESVCRQEHLSRLRGSGWKTRVAPPQFQETPPLVLEVKELEAVTLRCVALGSPQPYVTWKFRGQDLGKGQGQVQVRNGTLWIRRVERGSAGDYTCQASSTEGSVTHTTQLLVLGPPVIVVPPNNNTVNASQDVSLACRAEAYPANLTYSWFQDRINVFHISRLQSRVRILVDGSLWLQATQPDDAGHYTCVPSNGFPHPPSASAYLTVLYPAQVTVMPPETPLPIGMRGVIRCPVRANPPLLFVTWTKDGQALQLDKFPGWSLGPEGSLVIALGNEDALGEYSCTPYNSLGTAGSSPVTRVLLKAPPAFIDQPKEEYFQEVGRDLLIPCSARGDPPPIVSWAKVGRGLQGQAQVDSNNSLILRPLTKEAHGRWECSARNAVAHVTISTNVYVLGTSPHVVTNVSVVPLPKGANVSWEPGFDGGYLQRFSVWYTPLAKRPDRAHHDWVSLAVPMGATHLLVPGLQAYTQYQFSVLAQNKLGSGPFSEIVLSIPEGLPTTPAVPRLPPTEMPPPLSPPRGLVAVRTPRGVLLHWDPPELIPERLDGYILEGRQGSQGWEILDQGVAGTEIQLLVPGLIKDVLYEFRLVAFADSYVSDPSNIANISTSGLEVYPSRTQLPGLLPQPVLAGVVGGVCFLGVAVLVSILAACLMNRRRAARRHRKRLRQDPPLIFSPRGRSGPHSAPGSDSPDSVTKFKLQGSPVPSLRQSLLWGEPARPPSPHPDSPLGRGPLPLEPICRGPDGRFVMGPTVAPPQEKLCLERSEPRTSAKRLAQSLDCSSSSPSGVPQPLCITDISPVGQPPAAMPSPLPGPGPLLQYLSLPFFREMNVDGDWPPLEEPTPASPPDFMGSHPCPTSSFLPPPDSPPTNLRAVLPGTLMGVGVSSEPPYTALADWTLRERVLPGLLSAAPRGSLTSQSSGRGSASFLRPPSTAPSAGGSYLSPAPGDTSSWASGPERWPRREHVVTVSKRRNTSVDENYEWDSEFPGDMELLETWHPGLASSRAHPELEPELGVKTPEKSCLLNTTHAPGPEARCAALREEFLAFRRRRDATRARLPVCQQSISYPEQATLL; via the exons ATGTCATCGAGTGGCTGCGCTTTGGATTCCTGCTTCCCATCTTCATCCAGTTCGGCCTCTACTCTCCCCGAATTGACCCTGATTACGTGG GACGAGTCCGTCTGCAGACAGGAGCATCTCTCCAGATTGAGGGGCTCCGGGTGGAAGACCAGGGTTG CGCCCCCTCAGTTCCAGGAGACGCCTCCCTTAGTGTTGGAAGTGAAGGAACTGGAGGCTGTTACCTTGCGCTGTGTGGCCCTTGGCAGCCCTCAGCCTTATGTGACTTGGAAATTCCGAGGACAAGACCTTGGCAAAGGCCAGGGTCAGGTGCAA GTGCGGAATGGAACACTGTGGATCCGTCGGGTGGAGCGAGGCAGCGCTGGAGActacacctgccaagcctccAGCACTGAGGGCAGCGTCACCCACACTACTCAGCTGCTGGTGCTAG GACCCCCTGTCATTGTGGTGCCCCCCAACAACAACACAGTCAATGCCTCCCAGGATGTCTCTTTGGCTTGCCGGGCTGAGGCATACCCTGCAAACCTCACCTATAGCTGGTTCCAGGATCGTATCAATGTCTTCCACATCAG CCGCTTACAGTCTCGAGTGCGGATCCTGGTAGATGGAAGCCTGTGGCTACAGGCCACTCAGCCTGATGACGCCGGCCACTATACCTGTGTTCCCAGCAATGGCTTTCCGCATCCACCCTCAGCTTCTGCCTATCTCACTGTGCTCT ACCCAGCCCAGGTGACAGTCATGCCTCCCGAGACACCCCTGCCCATTGGCATGCGTGGGGTGATACGGTGTCCGGTTCGTGCTAATCCCCCACTACTGTTTGTCACCTGGACCAAAGACGGACAGGCCTTACAGCTGGACAAG TTCCCTGGCTGGTCCCTGGGTCCAGAAGGCTCCCTCGTCATTGCCCTGGGAAATGAGGATGCCTTGGGAGAATACTCCTGCACGCCCTACAACAGTCTTGGTACGGCTGGATCCTCCCCTGTGACCCGAGTGCTGCTCAAG GCTCCCCCGGCTTTTATAGACCAGCCCAAGGAAGAGTATTTCCAAGAAGTAGGGCGGGACCTACTCATCCCTTGCTCCGCCCGGGGAGACCCTCCTCCTATTGTCTCTTGGGCCAAG GTGGGACGGGGGCTGCAGGGCCAGGCCCAGGTGGACAGCAACAACAGCCTCATCCTTCGACCCCTGACCAAGGAGGCCCATGGACGATGGGAATGCAGCGCCAGAAATGCTGTAGCCCACGTGACCATTTCTACCAACGTATACGTGCTAG GCACCAGTCCCCATGTCGTCACCAATGTGTCTGTGGTACCTTTACCCAAGGGTGCCAATGTCTCTTGGGAGCCTGGCTTTGACGGTGGCTATCTCCAGAGATTCAGTGTCTGGTATACCCCACT AGCCAAGCGTCCTGACCGAGCTCACCATGACTGGGTATCTCTGGCTGTGCCTATGGGGGCTACACACCTCCTAGTGCCAGGGCTGCAGGCCTACACGCAGTATCAGTTCAGTGTCCTTGCTCAGAACAAGCTGGGCAGTGGGCCTTTCAGCGAGATCGTCCTGTCTATACCTGAGG GGCTTCCTACCACACCGGCTGTCCCTAGGCTTCCTCCGACAGAGATGCCACCTCCCCTGTCCCCTCCTAGAGGTTTGGTGGCAGTGAGGACACCCCGGGGGGTCCTTTTGCATTGGGATCCCCCAGAACTCATCCCTGAGAGACTGGATGGCTACATCCTGGAGGGACGGCAAGGCTCCCAAGgctgggagatcctggaccaagGTGTGGCTGGCACGGAAATTCAGCTGCTGGTCCCTGGCCTCATCAAG GACGTTCTCTATGAGTTTCGCCTCGTGGCCTTTGCTGATAGCTACGTCAGTGACCCCAGTAACATAGCCAACATCTCCACTTCCG GCCTGGAGGTGTACCCATCCCGCACACAGCTACCGGGTCTCCTGCCCCAGCCTGTATTGGCTGGTGTTGTGGGTGGAGTCTGCTTCTTGGGCGTGGCCGTCCTTGTGAGCATCCTGGCTGCCTGCCTCATGAATCGGCGAAGGGCTGCTCGCCGCCACAGGAAACGTCTACGCCAGG ATCCACCTCTGATCTTCTCTCCACGTGGGAGGTCAGGCCCACA CTCTGCTCCTGGCTCAGACAGCCCTGACAGCGTGACCAAGTTCAAGCTTCAAGGCTCCCCAGTCCCCAGCCTACGCCAGAGTCTGCTTTGGGGGGAGCCTGCCCGACCACCTAGCCCTCACCCGGATTCTCCACTTGGTCGGGGACCTTTACCATTAGAGCCCATTTGCAGGGGCCCAGATGGGCGCTTTGTGATGGGACCCACTGTGGCACCCCCACAAGAAAAGTTATGCCTGGAGCGGTCAGAACCTCGGACCTCAGCTAAACGCTTGGCCCAATCCCTTGACTGTAGCAGTAGCAGCCCCAGTGGGGTCCCACAGCCCCTCTGCATCACAGACATCAGCCCTGTGGGGCAGCCTCCTGCAGCCATGCCTAGCCCCCTACCAGGTCCGGGACCGCTGCTCCAGTACCTGAGCCTGCCTTTCTTCCGAGAGATGAATGTGGATGGGGACTGGCCACCTCTTGAGGAGCCCACACCTGCCTCACCTCCAGATTTCATGGGTAGTCATCCCTGCCCCACctcatctttccttcctccacccGACTCACCTCCTACAAACCTCAGGGCAGTGCTTCCTGGGACACTGATGGGGGTCGGGGTCTCCTCAGAGCCCCCTTACACAGCTTTGGCTGACTGGACACTGAGGGAGCGGGTGTTGCCAGGCCTTCTCTCTGCTGCCCCTCGTGGCAGCCTCACCAGCCAGAGCAGTGGGCGGGGCAGTGCTTCCTTCCTGCGCCCTCCCTCCACAGCCCCCTCTGCAGGGGGAAGCTACCTCAGTCCAGCTCCAGGAGACACAAGCAGCTGGGCCAGTGGCCCTGAAAGGTGGCCCCGAAGGGAGCACGTGGTGACAGTCAGCAAAAG GAGGAACACCTCTGTGGATGAGAACTATGAATGGGACTCGGAATTCCCGGGGGACATGGAGCTGCTGGAGACTTGGCACCCAGGCTTGGCCAGTTCTCGGGCCCACCCTGAGCTTGAGCCAGAGTTAG GTGTCAAGACTCCAGAGAAGAGCTGTCTCCTGAACACCACCCACGCTCCCGGCCCCGAGGCCCGCTGTGCTGCTCTTCGGGAGGAATTCCTGGCTTTCCGACGACGCAGGGACGCTACCAGGGCCCGGTTACCAGTCTGTCAGCAGTCCATCTCTTACCCTGAACAGGCTACTCTGCTATGA